Proteins from one Sabethes cyaneus chromosome 2, idSabCyanKW18_F2, whole genome shotgun sequence genomic window:
- the LOC128735748 gene encoding uncharacterized protein K02A2.6-like produces MSIPEDVLQNLTAVFANALKTAVQEVQGGANAAPEGAPKAAAFTIGEYRTADCSSVEDYFKRFDWALNLSRIREVDYAAYARVHIGSELNNALKFLVSPRQPEDLTYAEMKRILVKHFDRAKNKYAESIKFRQVRQEPEENVASFALRLRRAAVHCEYGEFLDRMLIEQFLFGLESRGMCDEIIRKQPETFDAAYEIAHTMEATHKTSVEVTASPAGITEASNKLGYVSTGIKKESFSLNSNKPDRTSTCHGCGGRHERKYCKFRNAVCFACKRKGHLSKVCKSKTAQIQEEMLPLSDEGSDSTDTFQKVNIVSPVASLDRKMLYVLIDGKVVKMELDTGAPCAIISLRTLQQIKKSFRLQKSERQFASYTRHRIHCIGRLPVNVTLGKTSRRLNLYIVDGDFDSLFGREWIAQFALDIDFVRLFKGDEQVNTLTIAEPEITKVQQLRLSHLISRFDDVFGESAGKLAGPPATLHLKPGATPVFAKAREIPFALRDLYAKEIDKKILSGLYQRVESSEWASTTHVVAKKNGKIRITGNYKPTLNARMIIDEHPIPRADYLFHKMKGATIFCHLDITDAYSHLTVDDDFSHALTLNTPTHGLIRPTRAVYGAANIPAIWQRRMETVLQGLPNVVNFYDDILIHAANFEEMLKVLEKTLNRLKINGLCLNRSKCVFGAPAVEFLGHKIDAAGVHKSDRHVETIRDAKKPANAEELQLFLGKATYYSAFIPNLSSRDRPLRDMLLQDNFKWTTSADAAYEEIKNALISPQVLMQYDPDLPLLLATDASSTGLGAVLSHRLSDGAERPIAYASRTLSATEQRYPQIDKEALAIIWAVQKFFMYLYARHWTLITDHKPLSQILHPEKSLPTLCISRMANYADFLGNFDFEVVFKKTKENANADYCSRVVSACPVNLLRENHAIAWDEQLDEFDCFMLRQIEQLPINAQRVAQETRKDEELGKILRALEDGISLERLGFRSPQINYKTAAGCLVYEHRVIIPRSLQATILKDLHVGHLGIVKMKGLARSFVYWPGIDSDIERTAKMCYECAKNANDPPKFRDHVWEYPKAPWERIHIDFAGPLLGVMLLIITDAYSKWIEVKVTVSMTASATITLLDELFSAYGVPTTVVSDNGTNFTSTEFKTFLRMAGVKYHKLTAPYHPSTNGQAERSVQTVKNALKAMNSTRNNIQRNLNEFLRRYRRAPHSTTGQPPCQLFLGRNIRTCLDLVLPADPSTKIDQQQKSKMDSSFREFKVSQPVYFRSYNPRMAKWVPGIISARLGDLHYEVDYKGKKCKRHVDQLQNNASESVSESERSPCMGDKPDPYRFQFSSESTPTGVTIGSSSQEQSTSTPISGSNGGERAITPPVSQDTGAMATPAAPRRSTRTRRPRIIFSPDGR; encoded by the coding sequence ATGTCGATTCCGGAGGATGTTTTACAAAACCTCACGGCTGTTTTCGCCAATGCGCTAAAAACAGCAGTTCAAGAAGTTCAAGGTGGTGCCAATGCAGCACCGGAAGGAGCCCCAAAAGCAGCAGCGTTCACAATTGGCGAATACAGGACAGCGGACTGTTCATCGGTGGAAGACTATTTTAAACGATTTGACTGGGCTCTCAATCTCAGTAGAATCCGGGAAGTGGATTATGCGGCGTATGCTCGCGTTCATATCGGCAGTgaattgaataatgcgctcAAATTCCTAGTGAGCCCAAGACAGCCGGAAGATTTGACATACGCCGAAATGAAAAGAATATTGGTAAAACACTTTGACCGGGCAAAAAATAAGTATGCAGAGAGCATTAAATTTCGGCAAGTACGTCAGGAGCCAGAAGAGAATGTTGCAAGTTTTGCATTAAGGTTACGGCGGGCAGCTGTTCATTGTGAGTACGGTGAATTTTTGGATCGTATGTTAATCGAGCAGTTTCTTTTTGGTCTGGAATCGCGCGGTATGTGTGACGAAATTATTCGGAAACAGCCGGAAACATTCGACGCAGCATACGAAATTGCACACACGATGGAAGCAACCCACAAAACATCAGTGGAGGTGACAGCCAGCCCAGCCGGTATAACAGAAGCATCGAACAAGTTAGGTTATGTGTCAACAGGCATAAAAAAAGAAAGCTTTAGCTTGAACTCGAATAAACCCGATCGTACTTCAACATGCCACGGCTGCGGAGGCCGTCACGAACGAAAATACTGTAAGTTTCGTAATGCAGTATGCTTTGCTTGCAAAAGAAAGGGGCATCTGTCGAAAGTATGTAAATCGAAAACGGCCCAGATCCAAGAAGAAATGCTCCCTTTGTCGGATGAAGGTTCGGATTCCACGGACACTTTTCAAAAAGTGAATATTGTTTCGCCAGTTGCGTCGCTAGACAGGAAGATGCTGTATGTCCTGATCGACGGTAAAGTTGTGAAAATGGAGCTCGACACAGGAGCACCGTGTGCCATCATAAGTCTGCGCACACTTCAACagattaaaaaaagttttcgcCTGCAAAAGTCAGAAAGGCAGTTCGCAAGTTACACTCGTCATAGAATCCACTGCATAGGCCGCTTGCCAGTTAACGTTACACTAGGCAAGACTTCTCGGCGTCTAAACTTGTATATCGTTGATGGTGATTTCGATTCACTTTTCGGCAGAGAATGGATTGCGCAGTTTGCACTCGATATTGACTTTGTACGATTGTTTAAGGGCGATGAGCAAGTCAACACACTTACTATAGCGGAACCGGAGATCACAAAGGTACAGCAGCTACGACTATCACACCTCATTTCACGTTTCGACGATGTATTTGGAGAATCTGCGGGGAAACTTGCGGGACCTCCGGCTACGTTACATCTGAAACCAGGAGCAACGCCAGTCTTCGCAAAGGCACGAGAAATTCCTTTCGCACTTCGAGATTTATATGCCAAGGAAATCGACAAGAAAATTCTTTCCGGACTTTACCAGCGGGTGGAGTCATCTGAATGGGCATCTACTACTCATGTTGTTGCtaagaagaatggaaagataCGAATCACAGGTAACTATAAGCCGACCCTAAATGCCAGAATGATAATTGATGAGCACCCAATTCCTCGTGCAGATTATCTCTTTCATAAGATGAAGGGCGCGACTATCTTCTGTCATCTAGATATAACTGACGCGTACTCCCACTTGACAGTTGACGACGATTTTAGTCATGCTCTTACATTGAACACACCCACACACGGGTTGATTCGACCCACTCGTGCTGTTTACGGTGCAGCTAACATTCCCGCAATTTGGCAGCGTCGCATGGAAACAGTGTTACAAGGGCTTCCGAATGTTGTGAATTTTTatgatgatattttgattcaTGCGGCAAATTTCGAGGAAATGTTGAAGGTGTTAGAAAAAACACTGAATAGGCTGAAAATAAACGGACTTTGCTTAAATCGGTCAAAGTGCGTTTTTGGAGCTCCCGCTGTGGAATTTCTGGGGCATAAAATTGATGCAGCAGGGGTACACAAGTCCGACAGGCATGTAGAAACAATACGTGATGCTAAGAAACCGGCGAATGCAGAAGAGCTCCAGCTATTTCTAGGAAAGGCAACTTATTACAGTGCTTTTATCCCTAACCTATCGTCACGAGATAGGCCTCTGCGAGATATGCTGCTCCAGGATAATTTCAAATGGACAACAAGTGCCGATGCAGCGTATGAAGAAATTAAAAATGCGTTGATTTCACCACAGGTACTGATGCAGTACGATCCAGATCTTCCATTGTTGTTAGCTACGGACGCCAGTAGCACGGGACTTGGTGCGGTTTTATCTCATCGTCTGAGCGATGGAGCAGAAAGACCGATTGCCTACGCGAGCCGAACGTTGAGCGCGACGGAGCAACGTTACCCCCAGATCGATAAGGAGGCCTTGGCTATAATCTGGGCTGTGCAGAAATTCTTCATGTACCTGTATGCTCGTCATTGGACTTTGATAACCGATCATAAACCGCTCTCACAAATACTACATCCTGAAAAATCGCTTCCAACGCTTTGTATCAGTCGCATGGCCAACTACGCTGATTTTCTAGGTAATTTTGATTTCGAAGTAGtgttcaaaaaaacaaaagaaaatgcaAATGCAGATTATTGTTCCCGTGTTGTTTCAGCGTGTCCGGTAAATCTATTGCGAGAAAATCATGCGATTGCTTGGGATGAGCAATTAGATGAATTTGATTGCTTCATGTTACGTCAAATCGAACAGCTGCCGATTAATGCTCAAAGAGTCGCACAAGAAACGCGTAAAGATGAAGAACTAGGAAAAATTCTTCGTGCACTCGAGGATGGCATATCCTTGGAACGTTTAGGTTTCAGATCTCCCCAAATCAACTACAAAACTGCCGCTGGATGCCTAGTTTACGAACATAGAGTGATCATACCTCGTTCTTTACAAGCAACTATTCTGAAGGATTTACATGTTGGACATCTGGGAATAGTAAAGATGAAAGGGTTAGCGCGATCGTTTGTATATTGGCCCGGAATAGATTCAGATATCGAAAGGACTGCAAAGATGTGTTACGAGTGTGCAAAAAATGCTAATGATCCCCCAAAGTTTCGTGATCACGTTTGGGAATACCCTAAGGCGCCGTGGGAGCGCATTCACATCGATTTTGCCGGGCCACTTTTGGGAGTAATGTTGCTAATAATCACGGATGCATACAGTAAGTGGATCGAGGTGAAGGTTACAGTTAGCATGACAGCTAGTGCGACGATTACTCTGCTTGATGAACTTTTCTCAGCGTACGGAGTTCCTACAACAGTAGTCTCTGATAACGGAACCAACTTTACATCTACTGAATTCAAAACATTTCTTCGAATGGCAGGCGTTAAATATCATAAGTTAACTGCTCCATACCATCCATCCACCAACGGACAGGCAGAACGAAGTGTACAGACAGTGAAGAATGCATTAAAAGCGATGAACTCAACGAGGAATAACATACAGCGTAACCTGAACGAGTTCCTTCGTCGATACAGAAGAGCCCCTCATTCTACTACAGGTCAACCACCGTGTCAACTATTTTTGGGTCGAAATATTCGAACATGCTTAGACTTAGTATTACCAGCGGATCCATCAACAAAAATCGATCaacaacagaaaagtaaaatgGATTCGTCTTTTCGTGAGTTTAAAGTCTCCCAACCAGTTTATTTTCGTTCCTATAATCCAAGAATGGCTAAGTGGGTTCCCGGCATTATCTCGGCTCGCTTAGGAGACTTACATTATGAGGTTGATTATAAGGGTAAGAAATGCAAGCGACATGTTGATCAACTGCAAAACAACGCGAGCGAATCAGTCAGCGAGTCAGAGAGAAGTCCATGTATGGGTGACAAGCCTGATCCCTACCGCTTTCAGTTTTCATCGGAGTCTACACCAACCGGCGTTACCATTGGATCCAGCAGTCAGGAACAGTCAACTTCAACTCC